The nucleotide sequence GTGTCTAGCCCCGTCCTCCAGCGATTCCGCGAACATCTGCCCATCAAGCCCTACTGCACGGACGATCTGGGCGCAGGCCTCAGGATTCTTCCCCTCAGGGTGGCCTTGGCCAAGGCCTATATCCAGCACAATCACCCCGGCATGGTCTGGGTTCTGGTCTTCGACGTGGACCGGCAGGTGGTGGACCCCAACGACTTCTGGCCGGTGTGGGAGACGTCCTGCTTGCCGGTTCGCCAATCTCGCCACGCTCACCCGCAGCACGGGGCGCGGGCATCTGGTGTACTTCCTGGCCGCTGGTGTGTGTACCACCAGCCTTGCCCGCCTCAAGCCCATGGAGTTCCTGGCAGCCATCGAGCGGGCCTACACCGTGGCTCTGGGGGCCGATGCGGGATACGCCAAGCTCGTGACCAAGAACCCTTGTTGCGACCGCTGGCTAGTGTGGCAAATCCACGCCCAGCCTTACACCCTGGGAGAGCTGGCCGAGTATGTGGACCTCACGGTCCACCGGCACCTGCCGGAAGCATCCGAGGCCTACGGCACAGGGCGGAATGTCACCCTGTTCCACCAGACGCGATTCTGGGCCTACAGCGCGATCCGGGACCACTGGGCACCCAATGGCCTAGCCCGCTGGCAAAAGGCCGTCCTGGGGCACGTAGATGCCCTTAACGGGCAATTCCAGCGCCCTTTGCCCCACTCTGAGACCAAGGCCATTGCCAAGAGCATTGCCACCTGGACCTGGAAGAAGATCACGACCCCAAGAGCCTGCGGGAGCTCATTGAGCGGGAACCCACAGCCCAGAGAAGCAGCGGGAGCGGGGCAAGCGGGCCAAGAATCAGCTGGAGATCGCGAGGTTGGGCGGCGTGGCCAGCGGCGCATCGCGGCGGGCCTCCCGAGAGCAGGACCGAGCCACAGCACGAATCCTGCGGGCGCAGGGGATGACGCATCGAGCGATCGCGGAGGTCTTGGGTGTGCCACGGCAGACCGTCACCGATTGGCTGGCCGATTTTGGCCGGTGAACCGGCCTATATCAGATAACAGCCCCCGCGCGGGCGGTAGCCCGCAATGTACGGGGAAGGGGGCGGACCGATCCTGGCGTTTTGTTTTCCATCAGAGCGAAAGCTCCACATTCCAAAGTACAGCGGGGTGAGGATCGCGAGCTTGTCTCGCGACCGGAATCCCGCAACCCGGTGGAAAGGGGTAGGACCGCCCCCATCGGGAATGATCGTAGGCACAGACGGTAGGGGCTGTACGGACCTAGAGAGGGGGTGCGGGGGAGAGGGATCTCCATTTTTGGTGTCTGATCTACTTGTTTCCCTTGATCCTGTTGCATTAGTTTCCCTGACTCGGTGTTTCTCGTTTGTAGCTTTAGTCCCGTAGCCTCTGTCTGCGGGACTTTTTGTTTTGGGCTTGTCCGAGAACCCATCGCGCAGGTCTCGCGTCCGGAAACCCCGCGCAGGCCTCCAGCGCATCGAGGCCGCGGCTATGGGGTTATTGTGTCCGGCAGACGTCCGTTAGGCGGACCGAAATGGGCAAGCCTCGGACCACGGGCGACGAACCACGCCGAGGATACCCCGTAATCGGCCCAGAAATGGGCCCTATAAGCGATTTTCTGGCATGGGGTAGTGGGGGGTTAGGTGGGGGTAGTAGCACACAGAGTGAAACGGGGGGCGATTTGGGGGCGTCCTGGCCGCACGGCGCACCCACCGTGGTGGAACCCGCACTGGGTCAGGACCTGGCGATGGTAGCACGTCGGCGGGGGCGGCAGGACGAGCCGCGCTCCCCGTCCCACCGCTGCGCGGCGGGTCCCTCGCCCAGCGCGGGCCGGGCGTCCGGCCCCTGCCCGGGAGACCGGTTGGGGAGGTCACGCGCTCGATGGTCACCAAGGGCGGCGATGGGATCTGGAGCTATACCACGAAGAACCCCCTTTATCTTGCATTCCCCATCCCCTGAAACCGAGGGGCTTCCTGGCACCCACAAGGTTCACCAGACTAGAATCAGGTTATGACCGGAATCCACGATTACAGAAAGACCTCACCCGGACTCCTGGCCGCCCTTGAGGACGGCCCTAAAACCGGCGCCGAGTTATCGGCTGCCTTGCACCTGAAAGCTACGCGTATCCGTAGCCTGCTGTTGCATTTGCCAGAAACCCAAGGGAAGGTGCATGCCCCGCATTCGGTGACTCGGGAAAGGGGACGCCCGGTCAACCTCTGGGAGCTTCGCCCTGGCGTCTTCTCCGAAACGGGGACACCCTAGATGCTCCAGACCAGGAGTATCCACCAGTCCTGAACTGGTAACAGACGATGCCGACCAAGCACCAAGGCGACATCCCTGATTTGTACTACACGGCGCGCTTTAATGTTTCTGGATTAATCCAGAAACGCGCGCGTCAGGATGGCCCATGAACCAAGGGTGGCAAGCCAGGGCGTATGGATGATCCAGGATGCGATCCAGGCGGATTCTCAGAACTGTTGGGTTGACGTTTCCAAAGCGAGAGGGGGTTGCGAGAGCGCCGAGGCCCGCAATCGCGGGCGCTCGACTCTCACAACTTTGGGCCTCTCAAAAAGGGTGGTTATGAGATTTAGCCTTTATGTTTTTCTTAGTCTTTCCAGATTAAGTTCATAGTGGAACTTAACATCATCGTCATCTGGGCTCAGATGATATGCTATAGAGTACGCAATAAAAGCTGCTCTATGTAGACCTGACTCATTTAATGCGTGTCCAAGCTGAACGACAGGCTTCGCCTCTATTAAACCTCTATTAAACATCTTCATATAATACATAGCTGCCGCTTCCCATCTTTTTTTGCGAGCATTGTTACGCGCTTTTTGCAAATATAGCGAACCGAAAAATCGTTCAAAAAAACTTGGTTTTATCTCGCTGTAAAATGTACTAACAAAATCAGCTATGGCGTTTGCCGCTATCTCAGTACTTATGACTTCAAACTCTTTTCTCGGGATATCAGTAGCGGTCTCTTTTTGATCTATAGTATTAATATTGATAACATTGACACCGTCATTAATAACTTTTTTGATCAGCGATACTGTAGAGATTAAATCCCCAGATGAATATGCGAACCCAAGAATACCAAAAAATATCTTGCCTCTACTATCGGGGCTTACAAATCGTCTGCTAGGTGAAACAAGTTTAATTTCCAACTTAGAGCCGGTATGAATATCCACATCAAAAGTATACCACTGTGGTTTACTGGTTACATTAAATGTTTCAATAACAAAACCGGATTGAACAACTGAAACAGTTGTAAACCCCATCTCATCAGGGCATTTTAACTTTATAAAACATGATATTAAAGTATCTTTTTTTGACTCAATCGCGCACTCAAAAATAGCTACGCTCTTAGATGCCCAGATCCCCCAATCTTCAATTTGATGCCACCCGCTCGTTGCGGCCATTTTGCTTGATAATATAGGTTTATCAAGATCAACAGCTTTTCTTACATCGTAGTTTCCACTGCTTGTAATTGTTGATGGTGGGATAAAACAATAGACACCTGATTGGTTAATTAATTTTGAATTATCTATAAACCCAGTTATTTCCTGTGAAAAGTCTCTCCAAGTCTTTTCCTTATAGTTATTTTTAATAAAATCCTCTCGATAATTAAAAAAACTTTATCAACTATTAACTTATTAATCACATCAAAACCTGAGTTTGGATCGTAAGGATCTATGTATAAACAAAATTGCCCACCAACTTCTGGCATTGATGTTGTTTTCGAGGCGACGCATAATTTCCCATATGATAGGCTCTCGCTTATCGGTAGGCCCCAGCCTTCTGCATAACTGACAAAGCAGGTAAATAGTGATTTCTCATAAAGGAGAGATAGCAATGTTTCTGGCGCGCTTTCAATCAAGTGCAGCCAAGTGCCAACATATTGTTTATCTTCTATATAGTCAAAGAATTCTTCGTTATGCCATCCACGCTTACCACAAAATACTAGCTTTGGAATATTATTTACTCCATGTATACGGATAAGTTGTTCCCAAACCTTGACAAGGTATAAGTTATTTTTCCGTATTTCCATTGTGCCAACGCATAATACATATGATCCAGTATCGATGCCGAGAGTTCTTAATAGAGCATGGTCAGCAAATGTTGGCGTTACATGTTTATGTTCTGTCGCTAATGGAGCCGAAACAACCTCTGGCAACACGACTAAATTGTTTTTCATTTGTTCATCAATAAACTTCTTTATATCGGCAGCAACGTAATGTGAGTTAGCTATTATTAAGTCGGCCAAACATAGAACGTCGCTAAAGCTCTGTATAAATTTTGAATTTGCATCCTGTGCCACGTATTCCCTGTTTCTTATTTGTATCAGATCGTGAACAAATAAAACAAAAGGCAATCCTGCTCTCTTTAGGTTTATTATATATTTGTAGTCTTCGTAAATCCAAAACGCACCTATCATAAAATAGACAGAATTATGAGTTATATCGGCCTCTAATTCTGTCTTTTTAATATCTGAAATAAGTTTGTCAAGAATGGTTCTGGAGGTGTTTCCGCTTATTATTTGTTCATGTATTTGTTTTAATATAGTTATGTCATATGCTTTTAAAAAAGTCCTGCCTCCTGGTGTCACAGGAACTATGAGGTCAGGATATTCTTCAAAGCAAGAGAAGAGGAATTCTGAAGCAACCCGTTGGATTCCGCTGTATGTAGTATTGTGTGTGACGTATTCAAGAAGATCTTTTATATCTAAGTATATTTTTTTATTCATGCAGGATTCTCCAAATGATGGTATAAAGAAAAGTAGTTCCTCGGCATTTTATGTCGGTACCCTGAGATCCGGCTTGCCTAGGATCAGATAGGCCATGTTGGTGTAGTTCTTATGGGGATAGTAACCCAGAGTCGTGGTACCTTGGCTGACTGCAGGAGGCTGTTGAAGCGTTCCAGAATCTTGTTGGTGATCTGGAACTCGAACTAGCAGTGCACTCTACCCAGTGATCCTGATGGGGTAGGCCACCATGACCAAGAGTGGGAGGCCGATTGCTTTGGGGGTTTCCATCCAGTCCTTTAGGAGCACGGCAACCTTCATGCCGGTTTTCTGAGATTTCTTGAAAAGTAAGGCGGAACTGATAGGCCTGAGCTGTCCGCATGGTTTGCTCTTTGATTAGATCCTCTAATTTTTTTGCTCTGCTTGGCGGTCAGCTTGCTGGGATTCTTAAGCCAGAGCCAGCGGGTTTTCTTGAAGCTGGGCTGGGATTGCGCTTCTCCCTTGCGCACGGCGTCCACGGCCTCGTTGACGAGCTTCACGAGGTGGAAGCGTTCAAAGGTGAACTGGTCGTTGGGCAGGTGTTCTGCGGCGCCCTTTTGGAAGGCTGGTGAGAGGTCCAATCTGACCTCCGTAATGGCCTCGGCGCTATCGCTATGGGCCTGCGGATCCCTGGCGAATCGCGCAAAGGTCTGTGCGTCCTTGCTGGGCGTGGTAAACAGTAGGCGCTTCTTCCGGAAGTCCACGAATAGAGCGATGTGGTCATGGCCGTGTCGGCTGCTGGTTTCATCGACACCGATAGCCTGAATTTCAAACATCTCTAACGCCTCGCGGGCTTTGGAGCATAACGATGGACCGCCAGCCAGAGTCGCTCGTCCGTCTCCCAGACCAATTGACTAACCGTCCGTAGGGACATCTCGCGCACTATGGCCATGACTAAAGCCTCGAAGAGCTGCGTGAACCCCGAGCTTTCCCGAGCCCAGGGGGCGAGTGACGAGCACCAAATGCACAGCCGTGCTCCGGACATTGTACCTGCGGTACTCGGGCGTTCACAGGTACGCCATTATCCATTCGAAACGTCGGGGATACCTGTGGGCACCTCTAATAACCTCAAATTTCTGCATAGACAACGGCGCAACTCTTTGATTCAAAATCACAATAATTTTGGTGAAACGGGTTTTTCGAGGTCCCTCTGCTTACTATACTTGGCGATCGTATCTCCTTTCAACATGTCGGTGAACCTTAAGGAAGCTCTGACTTAGTCGAAACTGGGTTACATCACATTTTATGACGATCTGATTGATAATCTTTATCTGCCCAGGAAAGTCAAGAGATCAGGCTCAATCAGAGTTTCCTTGATGCTGCATCACCAGTCCCCGCAGATAATATGACCATACAAAGCTATTTTCTTAATGACAGACCTGCTGGTTCCACGCAAAACAATTTCTGCATCTAGAACTAAATCTGAAACATCAACGATGTAGACAAACTTTGTCGTTTCAGCAATTACATTATGTGTAAGAAGTCTTCCAGGAAAATTTATATTTTTTTATTTGAGTACACAATAAGTTCTATTTTATCCGATGTATCTGAATCGATAATGATAAAATATCTTCCAGCATAAAGCCTGATGTATGGACCGTAGATCAACGTGACTACATCTTCACCACAAGGTAAATGGTTATCGTATTTTCCGCAATAAACAGATGATGTTCTGATTTCAGCAAAGAAGTCTGAAAAATATAAAAGGTAATCCGAGTAAATATTTATTCCAGAACAAATTGATTCCTGTCCGTCGCAACATCTATTCAACGCCGTAGTATATACCTCTTTTGAAAGTATAACATTTTCAGTTGCTGGATTTTATCTCTTCGTCGTTTGGGTATCGAAAATCAACCAAATCGTCAATTTTAACATTGGAAAACATACCGCGGAATACTTCTGGTGTAAAATGCACACCAATCTCTCCAATTGGAATGGCCAAATTTATATTTGGAACAATACGCGCTCTCCTATTTGCCGCAATTAATGTCTCAAGAACAGAGTCTGATCCTTCATATCCGTCTCGCCAAATAAGTCCTAAACTATCAATCCATTTTTTGATAACCTGTGAATCGCGAATATTATAATTTCTCGTTGCTTGTATTTTAATGTAATCTAGATAAAGGCATCTTATTTGATCCCAAGCTTCTGAACCAATGCATACACCCCAGTCATGGCCCATCATAGAATATCCACTATGGTCATCTCGTGGTATTGGATTGAAGCAAGAGAACAGTCCGATTCTGGAATCGTGCTGAAACATGCTAAAGAGGTGGTCAATTGCTTCTAGATAATGTTCGGACAGAACTAGATCATCCTCCAGTATGCAGACTCCAGGAAATCCACAGAAATCAATGACAAAGCTGATCGCTCTAAACCACTGCGATGCGATGCCAAGATTAAACCTTATTTTCGACATAAAGAAAAGTTTCTGGATGACTATTGACAAGGCTATGGCAATAGTCCTTGATTAATAAGTAACCTTCATTCGCGCCGCCATCGATAGGCTTGTCATGAAAAATAAATATCTTTCTATCGTTTATTTTATTTTTCTTAATGGATTCAATAACTCTAGAAAAGTATTCATACCTATCAAAACATATTAGTGATACTGGTAATTGCATCATGGCAGTTTTAGGTGTGAGGCGCAAATCTGAAACTCAACGAACATGTGCTTTAACAAGGCATAGGCTGGCATACTGAATCCCAAATGTGTTCTCTGTTGGTTGTCTAACATTGTTTAATTTTGTTGCTAGCTAGCCTTAAAAAATGCTAGCTTTTCCTTTTGAGGTTTAGTGCATCACACGTCGTGCTCTCATCTATGTAAGGCACAAGACCGTTGGGATCATTGTGTCTGGTGGCTCCAAGACTCTCGGATCGTAGGGTACTGAATTCCAGAGGGGCAGGCAATGCGGTCGGGGTGCTATCATCAGACCTTAGGGATCGCGGAGAGCACAGCCTATGGCGAAGCGCGTTGGTCGGCAGCGAAAGGTGGCCGTGGAGGATTGGGAATCGCCAGTGGTCCTGCCCGGACAGTTGGGGCTCTTTGGCGGGGAGGAATCCGCTGAGGTTCCCGCCAAGGTGGACCCGGTAGCGCCCGTCTCTACCCGTCCCCGGACCAAGCCCTGGTCCAGTGAGCGCAAGCACCTCACCGCCCTGGAGATCGACCGGCTTCTGGCGGCTACCAAGGACAACGAGAGGACGGGATTGCGGGATCGCTGCCTGATCCTGCTCATGTACCGCCACGGCTTGCGGGTTACCGAGGCCTGCGCCTTGCAGCTGGACCAGGTAGACCTCGAGAGCAAGGTGCTGCATGTGACCCGGCTCAAGGGCGGGCTGTCCACGAGTCATCCCCTACGCAATGAAGAGATCCGTCTGCTGCGCTCCTGGCTGAACGAGCGGGCGCGCTGGCTGCGGCGCTGGCAGAAGCACGACCTACAGACGCCTCCCGACCGGCAGGCGGTGTTTCTGAGCGTGCGTGGGCAAGCCCTGTCCCGGAATACCGTCTGGCAGCTTCTGCGGGCCTATGGCGAGGCCGCAGGCCTTTCCCTACCGCCTCATCCCCACATGCTGCGGCATGCCTGCGGCTATGCCCTGGCGGATCAGGGGACCGATACCCGGCTCATCCAGGACTACCTGGGGCACCGGAACATCCAGCACACCGTCCGCTACACGGC is from Acidithiobacillus caldus ATCC 51756 and encodes:
- a CDS encoding tyrosine-type recombinase/integrase, which translates into the protein MAKRVGRQRKVAVEDWESPVVLPGQLGLFGGEESAEVPAKVDPVAPVSTRPRTKPWSSERKHLTALEIDRLLAATKDNERTGLRDRCLILLMYRHGLRVTEACALQLDQVDLESKVLHVTRLKGGLSTSHPLRNEEIRLLRSWLNERARWLRRWQKHDLQTPPDRQAVFLSVRGQALSRNTVWQLLRAYGEAAGLSLPPHPHMLRHACGYALADQGTDTRLIQDYLGHRNIQHTVRYTATNVRRFDRLWR
- a CDS encoding glycosyltransferase family 4 protein, encoding MNKKIYLDIKDLLEYVTHNTTYSGIQRVASEFLFSCFEEYPDLIVPVTPGGRTFLKAYDITILKQIHEQIISGNTSRTILDKLISDIKKTELEADITHNSVYFMIGAFWIYEDYKYIINLKRAGLPFVLFVHDLIQIRNREYVAQDANSKFIQSFSDVLCLADLIIANSHYVAADIKKFIDEQMKNNLVVLPEVVSAPLATEHKHVTPTFADHALLRTLGIDTGSYVLCVGTMEIRKNNLYLVKVWEQLIRIHGVNNIPKLVFCGKRGWHNEEFFDYIEDKQYVGTWLHLIESAPETLLSLLYEKSLFTCFVSYAEGWGLPISESLSYGKLCVASKTTSMPEVGGQFCLYIDPYDPNSGFDVINKLIVDKVFLIIERILLKITIRKRLGETFHRK
- a CDS encoding replication initiation protein; the protein is MTPAWSGFWSSTWTGRWWTPTTSGRCGRRPACRFANLATLTRSTGRGHLVYFLAAGVCTTSLARLKPMEFLAAIERAYTVALGADAGYAKLVTKNPCCDRWLVWQIHAQPYTLGELAEYVDLTVHRHLPEASEAYGTGRNVTLFHQTRFWAYSAIRDHWAPNGLARWQKAVLGHVDALNGQFQRPLPHSETKAIAKSIATWTWKKITTPRACGSSLSGNPQPREAAGAGQAGQESAGDREVGRRGQRRIAAGLPRAGPSHSTNPAGAGDDASSDRGGLGCATADRHRLAGRFWPVNRPISDNSPRAGGSPQCTGKGADRSWRFVFHQSESSTFQSTAG